From a single Pseudorasbora parva isolate DD20220531a chromosome 15, ASM2467924v1, whole genome shotgun sequence genomic region:
- the LOC137040873 gene encoding mitotic checkpoint serine/threonine-protein kinase BUB1 beta-like, translated as MDINSYFQAFELSVRSYAGDDPLDPWDKFVQFLESKLSVEERKGLSVVLERIVQTFLQDERYHNDPRYVAHCVRCASFCSDPMEVYSRLQGRGVGTQAAELYIDWAHQFEKRGQPAQAEMVYQRALENKLWRLKVWTYWSYCC; from the exons ATGGACATTAATTCTTATTTTCA GGCGTTTGAGCTGAGCGTGCGCAGCTATGCTGGAGATGACCCGTTAGACCCCTGGGATAA GTTTGTTCAGTTTCTGGAGAGCAAGCTGTCAGTGGAGGAGAGGAAGGGTTTGTCTGTGGTTCTGGAGCGCATCGTTCAGACCTTCCTTCAAGATGAGCGATACCACAACGACCCGCGATACGTCGCTCACTGCGTCAGATGT GCCAGTTTCTGCAGCGATCCGATGGAGGTGTACAGCCGTCTTCAGGGCCGAGGCGTGGGGACGCAGGCGGCGGAGCTGTATATCGACTGGGCTCATCAGTTTGAGAAGCGAGGGCAGCCGGCCCAGGCTGAGATGGTTTACCAGAGAGCGCTGGAGAACAag CTGTGGAGGCTGAAGGTGTGGACGTACTGGAGCTACTGCTGTTGA